From Panicum hallii strain FIL2 chromosome 2, PHallii_v3.1, whole genome shotgun sequence, a single genomic window includes:
- the LOC112881198 gene encoding uncharacterized protein LOC112881198: MGTELRIAFGLIYTKWKCVISCPGHVKDGWKQYIVDAPSYKRFNNFRGQWTLSRHKLHGQQLWWSLQQVPFDWSVLIWHLATELCLHHPRTSAAVESLPAAQCSKLISNYMIYLLFIRPEMLMPGTRQGLFVAACYDIGLMLKRGNEPPPEDARTVAQQILRTSQSPLIGDIGIMVPGACKVAEELMELLEHKRWKVIQGVWVEMLCCSASSCRGYLHAKSMSEGVEFLTSVWLLLSRMGMETFADKFQRPEPGQGQGEEIAAGASASDPQDIV; this comes from the exons ATGGGGACAGAGCTGCGAATTGCATTTGGGCTGATCTACACCAAATGGAAATGCGTGATCAGCTGTCCTG GACATGTCAAAGATGGGTGGAAGCAATACATAGTTGATGCTCCCAGTTACAAGAGATTCAACAATTTCAGGGGGCAGTGGACCCTGAGCAGGCACAAGTTACATGGCCAGCAGCTGTGGTGGAGTCTGCAGCAGGTGCCATTCGACTGGAGCGTCCTCATCTGGCACCTAGCTACTGAGCTCTGCCTTCACCACCCAAGAACATCAGCTGCAGTTGAATCATTACCAGCCGCTCAATGCAGTAAGCTAATATCCAACTACATGATCTACCTGCTCTTCATTCGTCCAGAGATGCTTATGCCCGGCACCAGGCAGGGTCTTTTCGTAGCAGCCTGCTACGATATCGGGCTCATGCTCAAGCGTGGAAATGAGCCTCCACCAGAAGATGCAAGAACGGTTGCGCAGCAGATTCTTCGCACATCACAATCACCGTTGATAGGGGATATTGGGATCATGGTTCCAGGAGCCTGCAAGGTCGCCGAAGAATTGATGGAGCTGCTGGAGCACAAGAGGTGGAAGGTGATCCAAGGCGTGTGGGTGGAGATGCTCTGCTGCTCCGCCAGTAGCTGCAGGGGCTACCTGCACGCCAAGAGCATGAGCGAAGGTGTGGAGTTCCTCACCTCTGTGTGGCTTCTCTTGTCGCGCATGGGGATGGAGACCTTCGCCGACAAGTTCCAGAGGCCCGAGCCTGGCCAAGGCCAAGGAGAAGAAATCGCTGCAGGCGCGTCAGCTTCCGATCCCCAAGACATCGTCTAA
- the LOC112881199 gene encoding uncharacterized protein LOC112881199, producing MSVDLSRAVGWWEEWQLRILVLGSLFLQLVLFAGSMVRLRIPMSRLCLWLAYLGADALAIYALATLFNRHKQPPGAGMSSSLLEVVWAPVLLIHLGGQHSMTAFSIEDNELWRRHIVTVASQVTVALYVFCKSWPSGGDKRLLQAAILLFVVGIAKLIQKPLTLKSASLGDVMTSPMIVYPERRETNARLLRLLCLPFQTVGQTEDAATMKLEEEHDLSLEEYVQEARELVRETRLHILVG from the exons ATGTCCGTGGATCTGTCGAGAGCTGTGGGCTGGTGGGAGGAGTGGCAGCTGCGGATCCTCGTGCTGGGCAGCCTCTTCCTGCAGCTCGTCCTCTTCGCCGGCTCCATGGTGCGCCTTCGCATCCCGATGTCCAGGTTGTGCCTTTGGCTCGCCTACCTCGGCGCTGATGCCCTGGCCATCTATGCGCTCGCCACCCTATTCAACCGCCACAAGCAGCCGCCTGGCGCTGGGATGAGCAGCAGCCTCCTGGAGGTTGTGTGGGCGCCTGTCCTCCTCATCCACCTCGGCGGCCAGCACTCCATGACGGCGTTCAGCATTGAGGACAACGAGCTGTGGAGGCGGCACATCGTGACCGTGGCGTCTCAGGTCACGGTTGCCCTGTACGTCTTCTGCAAGTCGTGGCCTAGCGGTGGCGACAAGAGGTTGCTGCAGGCAGCGATCTTGCTCTTCGTCGTGGGAATTGCCAAGCTCATCCAGAAGCCATTGACTCTCAAGAGCGCAAGCCTTGGCGATGTTATGACCTCTCCGATGATTGTCTATCCAGAAAGACGAGAAACAAATGCAAGATTACTGCGGCTCCTCTGCCTTCCTTTTCAGACAGTGGGTCAAACCGAAGATGCAGCAACAATGAAACTAGAGGAAGAACATGATTTATCACTTGAAGAATATGTACAGGAAGCAAGGGAGCTCGTGCGGGAGACGCGG CTCCATATTCTCGTCGGCTAA